GACGACCACCGCGACGGCCTTCCTGGCCAGGCTCTTCGCGATCGAGGCGGCAAGCTCCGCGCCCGACACCGGTCCGTCGAAACGGCGCTGGCCGCCGTCAGGCAGGGTCAGGGTCAACGGACCGCTGCCCGCTGCCTGGACCTTCGCTCCTGAGACTGCCGTTTCCATGGGACCATACTCGTTGAACGGTGGACGCCGGCGCGCCGCGACACCGCACACGTCGCCAGCCTGACGGGGAGGCGGACAATGTGGCGATGGTCCGGCGCGTGTCAAGCGATCGGCGGCGCGGCGCCGCGGCCACCGTGGGTCACGCCGCGGCCGGCGCGCCGCCTTCGGGCACGGTCGGCGCCTGCGGCACCAACTCGGCGTAGATCTGGAGCGTGCGGCGGCCCATCTGCTCGGCGCTGAGCTGACGTTCGACGAACGCGCGCGCTCGCTCGGCGACCCGGTCGCGCACGTCCCGCGGCTGGTCGAAGGCGAGCGCCAACGCCTCGGCCAGCTCCTCCGGCGCGTCCGGCCCGACCAGCCAGCCGGTCGAGTAGGGCAGGACGCACTCGCCGAGCGCCCCCACGTCGGTCACGACGACCGGCACGCCCATGGCCTGCGCCTCGATCGCCGCCCGGCCGGAGATGCTCGTGTCGGTCGCCGGCAGGCAGACGAGATCCGCCAGGCGGTAGGCGGCCGGCATGTCGTCGCACGGCCCGAGCAGGCGCACCTGCAAGGCGAGCCCGGTCGTGTCGAGCAGGGCCTGCAGCTGGCGGACATGGCCGTCGTCCGGGTCGGTGTCGCCCACCATGAGGCAGAGGAAATCGCGCCGCTCGAGCCGGGCCAGCGCGCGCAGCAGGAGCAACTGGCCGCCAGCCTCGCCGATCGGGCACGGCACCAGGAGGACGCGATCGTCGGGCTCGACATGCCAGCGCTCGGCCAGGGCGGCGAGCCTTCGGCCGTTGACCGCATCCGGGTCGAACACGCCGAGATCGACGCCGCGCGCCACGGTGCGGATCGTGGTGCCGGCGGGCAAGGCCGCCTCGGCCTGGTCGGCGGCGAAGGACGATGTCGCGATCACGCGGTCGGCGCGCGCCAGCAGCGGCGGCACCTGTTCGTACTCGACCGGATCGGCGCTCGCGACCAGCGGCAGGCCGCAGCGCTTCGCGAGCACGCAGCCCGCGGCCAGCGCGCCCGTGTCGACGGCATGGACGATGTCGACGCCGTGATGCCTGGCGATCCGCGCCAGCCTTCGGCCGTTCGTCAGGCGGGCGAGCGGCCCGGTCTGGTCGAGCGGCAGGGAGATGTGCACCGCGCCTGTGCGCAGCAGGTCGCGCGTGGCCGGGCCGGCGGGAGCGGCGGCCAGGACATGCCAGCCCAAGCGGAACAGAAAGCGCGCGAGATCGATCGCGGCCCTGCCGGCGTCGTCCTGCGTCAGCGCGGACAGGAGCAGCAGGACGGTGGATCCGTTCTTGGCGGGGCGCGGCGTCTCGGGCATGGGCCTGTCTCAGGGAGCGTACGGTAGGCAGGGCGCGCGTTCGCCTTATTGTATCCGGCGGACGATGGAGAGGAACCTTAGATCATGTCGACCGACGTCAGCTACCTGGAGTTGAGCGATTCGCGGCGTATTGCGTATCGCAGGCGAGAGGGGCATGGTCCGGAACTCCTGTTCCTGCCGGGGTTCGCGTCGAACATGGAGGGCACGAAAGCGCTCTGGCTGTGGCAGGCGGCGGCGGACCGCGATCTGGCCTGCACCCTGTTCGACTACAGCGGCCACGGCCGGTCGTCGGGGGCGTTCGAGGACGGGGCGATCGGCGACTGGGCGGCCGACGCGCTGGCCGTGCTCGACACCGTGACGCGCGGGCCGCAGATCGTGGTCGGCTCGAGCATGGGCGGGTGGATCGGCCTGCTGCTCGCCCGGACGCGGCGTGAGCGCCTGGCCGGACTGATCGGCATTGCGGCCGCGCCCGACTTCACCGAGGACCTGATCCGTCCGCGCCTGACCGACGACCTGCGGGCGACGCTGGAGCGCGACGGCCGCCTGCTCCACCCCTCGCGCTACGACGAGAATCCCTCCGTCTTCACCAAGCATCTTCTCGACGAGGCGCGCAACCAGCTCGTGATGCGCGCCCCGATCGCGTTCGGCGGACCCGTCCACCTCATCCACGGCCAGCGGGATCCGGACGTGCCCTGGCAGACGGCGCTGGCGATCGCCGCCCGCGTGACCTCCGACGACGTCACGGTCGAGCTGGTCAAGGACGGCGAGCACCGCCTGTCGCGACCCCAGGACCTCGCCCGGCTGGGCGGCGCGCTGGACCGGGTGCTGGCGGGCGCGAGCGCGACCTGACGCCGCCTCAGCCCATCGCCGCGCGCAGGGCGGCCAGACCGGCCTTGTAGTCGGGGAAGGCGAGCTCGACGCCGAGCTCGCGCCGGATGCGGTCGTTGGCGACGCGCCGGTTGTCGGCATAGAAGGCCCGTGCCATCGGCGACAGGTCGGCCTGCTCGAACGGCACCTTCGGGGGCGGCTCGACGCCGAGCAGGCCGGCGGCATAGGCGACGACGTCCTGAGGCGCCGCCGGCAGGTCGTCGCAGACAT
Above is a genomic segment from Geminicoccaceae bacterium SCSIO 64248 containing:
- a CDS encoding glycosyltransferase, which codes for MPETPRPAKNGSTVLLLLSALTQDDAGRAAIDLARFLFRLGWHVLAAAPAGPATRDLLRTGAVHISLPLDQTGPLARLTNGRRLARIARHHGVDIVHAVDTGALAAGCVLAKRCGLPLVASADPVEYEQVPPLLARADRVIATSSFAADQAEAALPAGTTIRTVARGVDLGVFDPDAVNGRRLAALAERWHVEPDDRVLLVPCPIGEAGGQLLLLRALARLERRDFLCLMVGDTDPDDGHVRQLQALLDTTGLALQVRLLGPCDDMPAAYRLADLVCLPATDTSISGRAAIEAQAMGVPVVVTDVGALGECVLPYSTGWLVGPDAPEELAEALALAFDQPRDVRDRVAERARAFVERQLSAEQMGRRTLQIYAELVPQAPTVPEGGAPAAA
- a CDS encoding alpha/beta hydrolase, with the protein product MSTDVSYLELSDSRRIAYRRREGHGPELLFLPGFASNMEGTKALWLWQAAADRDLACTLFDYSGHGRSSGAFEDGAIGDWAADALAVLDTVTRGPQIVVGSSMGGWIGLLLARTRRERLAGLIGIAAAPDFTEDLIRPRLTDDLRATLERDGRLLHPSRYDENPSVFTKHLLDEARNQLVMRAPIAFGGPVHLIHGQRDPDVPWQTALAIAARVTSDDVTVELVKDGEHRLSRPQDLARLGGALDRVLAGASAT